The Elusimicrobiota bacterium genomic interval GCACGACCTGCATGAGCTCGCGGACTGCGGCGTACCGCCCGCCTCCGAGCCCGCCCGCCTCGAGGCCCGGCGTCTGGAGCGAGACCTGCGGCGCAGATGGCTGAAGACCGGGCGGGACAAGCGGCTGATCAGCGCGGCTCAGCGCTGGTCAGCTTAGTCAAGGCTCCTAAGGGGTCGCTGCGGTCCAAGGCCTTGAGCGCGGCCACCGTCTTCTTCCAGTCCCGGCCGCAGCGCTCGTGCAGGGCGCGGAAACCGCTCAGATCGTAGTTGTAGAGCCGGTGGGCCAGGACCGCCGCGTTGTTGAGCGGCTCGGAGAGCGGCTGGCCCATTTCCTCTAGCCGTTTGCGGCCCCAGGCGAATATCTCTTCACGGCGGGCAAGCTTCTCCTGGTCCGTAGCGGGACCGCGGTAGAGGGCCCCGAGCCGCTGGTAGAGCTCGTCCATGGCGACGGCGAACTCCCGTCCGCGAGCCAGACCAGCCCGGTACTCCCTCAGTTGGGCAGAATCCGCGCCGAAGCGCAGGGTCAGGAAATCCGCCGCGCCCTCCTGGCCCACGAAAGTCGCCGCGGCTTCATCGAAATCCACCCGGTCTTTGAACCAGACCGTGCCATGGGTCAACTCGTGGATGAGCAGTTCGGCCAGGTCTCCGGGTGGATAATCCAGGACATTGGAGGGCAAGGGATCCGTGAACC includes:
- a CDS encoding aminopeptidase, translated to MVSPKFPLVLLLAVALCGCSPVYVTKAAAGHASLLWHSRSMAAALRDPATPEDLKAGLKLALEVREFAFQRMGLKPSRDFSTYTPVHGAVTYVVSACPRTSLEAYQWWFPFVGKVPYKGYFRKDDALREMKSFEDNGFDARVGGVAAYKTPLWFTDPLPSNVLDYPPGDLAELLIHELTHGTVWFKDRVDFDEAAATFVGQEGAADFLTLRFGADSAQLREYRAGLARGREFAVAMDELYQRLGALYRGPATDQEKLARREEIFAWGRKRLEEMGQPLSEPLNNAAVLAHRLYNYDLSGFRALHERCGRDWKKTVAALKALDRSDPLGALTKLTSAEPR